Part of the Quercus robur chromosome 5, dhQueRobu3.1, whole genome shotgun sequence genome, GTTGCACTTTTGAGGCACTTTGGATGCCCTTGCaggtaattactaattagtctCCACACCTGGTTGTTGgcaatgctttttttttttacccaaaaagcTGGACTTTGGTTTTGACTTGTTAgctattttggttgtttttcaaAGTTGGGAACTTGCTTCTGCTCTGAAAGAAGCGAAACCAAAGTTCGACGCAGCTGGTGTCAAATTGGTGGCAATTGGCGTTGGCACTCCTAACAAAGCTCGGATTCTTGCAAACCgggtttgtttctttctcttctcaTGTTACCTGAATGTATTTTCGGCACCAGTTTTGTAAATCTccgtttttttgttttggagatGAATTAGTTGTTAAGTTAGAACACAGGGATTTGGGTAGTGTACTAACGGCTTATTGAGACTAAATCTccgtttggttgccgagaaagtGAAAGTAAAGTAAatgagttttttattattatttttatttattatttttaatttctgggtttgtgatctccttgttgttcttgttcaacaTCTCAATTCAtgcaatttttagtttttaattctgtttttaatttttttatttagttaaaattaataaattaattttttaaatttagatactgacgtggcattttttaatgccaaataatattttttattattattttaatggtcacGTCAACTTTTAGTGTGCCAACAGTACACTCTGTTTGTCACGTCTGCATTTTTCGACTTTGATATAACGATGGGGACAAAAACGAGACatgtttttcaggatagggactaaaagcgatGGAAATAAAATTTAGGAACCAAAGTGGAGTCGCGTGAAAATGTAAGGacgaaaatgtggttttcgcCTTTAGATTATACCCCTAAcgtttgggagtgtttggattttacatcttaatgtttcagaatttggattttaccccttaTATTTTAtgagtatttggattttactccgtAAAAtttggggtgtttggattttacaccctaaagtttcataattttagggtgtaaaatccaagtACCCCTAAATTTTAGaagataaaatccaaattttaaaatattagggtataaaatccaaacattctAAACTTaagaggtaaaatccaaattctaaaatttcagggtgtaaaatccaaacacctttAAGGGTGCACTTTACAATCACCCAAAAAAACTTCCTACCCATTTTGCCCACTTTcccttttcttattattattattattatttatttatttattttcttcatataGTGCAGAGTTTCATATGCCATAAGTGAATTCCATTAGACTAGTTGAACTAGTTTCATGCTAAAAATATAGCAAAAGACCTACAAAAACTCCTCAAACTACCCAAAATTTTGACATTGACTCTTTCCTCGTCTCTTCCAGTGACATAACCTTCTTGCCA contains:
- the LOC126725212 gene encoding thioredoxin-like protein AAED1, chloroplastic yields the protein MDVRASTSPFSPNIADTLGDANIFTAAGDSVFFKDLWDQNRGIAVVALLRHFGCPCSWELASALKEAKPKFDAAGVKLVAIGVGTPNKARILANRVCFFLFSCYLNVFSAPVL